The following are encoded together in the Glycine max cultivar Williams 82 chromosome 8, Glycine_max_v4.0, whole genome shotgun sequence genome:
- the LOC100777351 gene encoding transcription factor HEC3 has protein sequence MDTNTSTLFTNVNSTWNLEKMETNEQQQQHDDHSIILQVQDPMGSGIWPINNYQNLLQMHQTPNTTTSSTVIVPPSSSSGFLGDILGVHHNLEEDEEPEEELGAMKEMMYKIAAMQPVDIDPATIRKPKRRNVRISDDPQSVAARHRRERISEKIRILQRLVPGGTKMDTASMLDEAIRYVKFLKRQIRLLQSIPQPSRQPPQCIGVASTTPHASTLLLAPSSDWPFAPNVLPRSTAVSASMDMSAGLGFDGHAHACDGSSSFNHHEVISE, from the coding sequence ATGGACACCAACACTAGTACATTATTCACAAATGTGAACAGCACTTGGAATCTTGAAAAGATGGAAACaaatgaacaacaacaacaacatgatGACCATAGTATTATTCTCCAAGTTCAAGACCCTATGGGTTCTGGGATTTGGCCCATCAACAACTACCAGAACCTTCTTCAAATGCATCAAACACCCAACACAACAACCTCATCCACGGTCATAGTACCACCCTCCTCCTCATCAGGGTTCCTTGGAGACATACTAGGTGTTCATCACAacctagaagaagatgaagagccAGAAGAAGAGCTAGGAGCCATGAAGGAGATGATGTACAAGATCGCTGCTATGCAACCCGTGGACATCGACCCCGCCACGATTCGAAAACCAAAGAGAAGAAATGTTCGCATCAGTGATGACCCGCAGAGCGTGGCTGCACGCCACAGGAGAGAGAGGATCAGCGAGAAAATCCGAATCCTCCAAAGACTCGTTCCCGGTGGAACCAAAATGGACACTGCTTCAATGCTCGATGAAGCCATTCGATATGTTAAGTTCTTGAAGAGACAAATCAGGTTGCTTCAATCTATTCCTCAACCTTCACGTCAACCACCACAATGCATTGGTGTTGCCAGTACTACTCCTCATGCTAGTACCTTGTTGTTAGCCCCTTCTTCTGATTGGCCTTTTGCACCAAATGTGCTACCCCGTTCCACCGCCGTCAGCGCCTCCATGGACATGTCGGCTGGACTCGGATTCGACGGCCATGCTCATGCTTGTGATGGCTCCTCCAGCTTTAACCATCATGAGGTAATCAGTGAATAA